One window of the Peptacetobacter hiranonis genome contains the following:
- the saoP gene encoding ABC transporter permease subunit SaoP (Most members of this family are selenoproteins with the selenocysteine residue at the channel-gating position.), whose translation MLEIFYRIALLVGIYLLWHFTAKDLGSDLLLPMPSKVIEGFLYCLTDPETIKNVFITMQRVMKGFGYALVIGLPIGFIMGFSNTCEKVLSPVIDSVRQVPIMSWVPLTIVWFGIGDGPTIFLIAFSGIFSIVLNTIHGVRTISKDYYNAAKSMGASPFIIFKDVIFPAALPDILTGARLAISNGWMSVIUAEFIATSAGIGYSMVQAQTLMQTHILIGLMIFAAIIGFLIDRVLKYVNKLLCKWRFAE comes from the coding sequence ATGCTAGAGATTTTTTATAGAATAGCTCTTTTAGTTGGAATATACCTTTTATGGCATTTTACAGCTAAAGACCTTGGAAGTGACCTTCTTTTACCAATGCCTTCAAAAGTTATTGAAGGATTTTTATATTGTCTTACTGATCCAGAGACAATAAAAAATGTATTTATAACTATGCAAAGAGTTATGAAAGGTTTTGGATATGCATTAGTAATAGGATTACCAATAGGATTTATTATGGGGTTCTCAAATACTTGTGAAAAAGTTCTTTCACCAGTTATAGACTCAGTTAGACAGGTTCCAATAATGTCATGGGTACCACTAACAATAGTGTGGTTTGGTATAGGTGATGGACCTACTATATTCTTAATAGCATTCTCAGGTATATTCTCTATAGTATTAAATACTATTCATGGAGTTAGAACTATATCAAAGGATTACTATAATGCAGCGAAAAGTATGGGAGCATCGCCATTTATTATATTTAAGGATGTTATATTCCCAGCAGCACTTCCTGATATACTTACAGGAGCAAGACTGGCAATAAGTAATGGTTGGATGTCTGTTATCTGAGCCGAGTTCATAGCTACGAGTGCCGGGATCGGTTACTCTATGGTACAAGCTCAAACTTTAATGCAGACACACATACTAATTGGGCTTATGATATTTGCGGCTATAATAGGATTTTTAATAGACCGTGTTTTAAAATATGTAAATAAACTTCTATGTAAATGGAGGTTCGCAGAATAA
- the saoB gene encoding ABC transporter substrate-binding (seleno)protein SaoB: protein MKIKDIVKILSIIFIFAFIVLFNFKTEKITGNIRLGVSDDTSGLILNYMQDKNYFENVESENIIDSYSIADCUSASMQWALSSDEMDMAIICKDAAEKYVQTEKNFEIVGTVVKNSDVFLLSDENPNVMGTVQNRKYQDELVKEYYPNAKVKHLLANALPYSIESNKVDGGVMDVIKSLPIEGNKKSCATNKDFDTYVLVVNKEFKKTDNYEIFKKLYNKSVDDISDKNKLKKAIENYKNIKLEKKDMGVIENCKLEFLKIN, encoded by the coding sequence ATGAAGATAAAAGATATTGTAAAAATACTTTCTATAATTTTTATATTTGCTTTTATCGTTTTATTTAATTTTAAAACTGAAAAAATAACAGGAAATATCAGACTTGGTGTATCGGATGATACATCAGGTCTGATATTAAATTATATGCAAGATAAAAATTATTTTGAAAATGTTGAATCTGAAAATATTATTGATTCATATTCTATAGCTGACTGCTGATCGGCTAGTATGCAGTGGGCACTGTCTTCGGATGAAATGGATATGGCTATAATATGTAAAGATGCTGCAGAAAAATATGTACAAACAGAAAAAAATTTTGAAATAGTAGGAACTGTTGTAAAAAATTCAGATGTATTTTTATTAAGTGATGAGAATCCAAATGTAATGGGTACTGTTCAAAATAGAAAATATCAAGATGAGTTAGTTAAGGAATATTATCCAAATGCTAAGGTAAAACATTTATTAGCAAATGCACTGCCATATAGTATAGAGAGTAATAAAGTAGATGGTGGGGTAATGGATGTTATTAAATCTTTACCTATTGAAGGGAATAAAAAGTCTTGTGCTACTAATAAGGATTTTGATACGTATGTATTAGTGGTGAATAAAGAATTTAAAAAAACAGATAACTATGAAATATTTAAAAAACTGTACAATAAAAGTGTAGATGATATAAGCGATAAAAATAAATTAAAAAAAGCTATAGAAAATTATAAAAATATAAAACTAGAAAAAAAAGACATGGGGGTAATAGAAAATTGCAAACTGGAGTTTCTAAAAATAAACTAA
- the saoX gene encoding ABC transporter substrate-binding subunit SaoX produces the protein MKLAKKLMTLGLVGVIGMTALTGCGKKEASKEGGDTSKEITVGYYNCDHMTAAPVAEAAGIYKELGLNVKTVGNGKVPEAMAAGQMDAGYIGTRGLCGAIPKGSPIVVGANNHKGGSEFLIMSNKYSDPKELIGKKIATDMSDFLWQSDYGPETGLPVDASKYELINMDSSKDAYLAMKTGKIDAFTACDPWGSVAEFEGTGKIVASTQYKEKDGTEYNCCSFALNTNFVKENPELAEKLMLAHTKAIEYIYTHPAQAAKIFAEYYDVDEEVGMMTIYKKTVGEGRTLTWDIGEGEGYKNNLKMYKDLKALEEIPSYEEVVDDSILKSCGADDFDTFIKEKVDPVFPQGMDYETWKEKALSIKE, from the coding sequence ATGAAATTAGCAAAAAAATTAATGACGCTAGGTCTTGTTGGTGTTATAGGTATGACTGCATTAACAGGATGTGGTAAAAAAGAAGCTAGTAAAGAAGGTGGAGATACTAGCAAAGAAATAACAGTAGGTTACTATAACTGTGACCACATGACAGCAGCACCAGTTGCAGAAGCTGCTGGAATATACAAAGAATTAGGACTTAATGTAAAAACAGTAGGTAATGGGAAAGTTCCTGAAGCTATGGCAGCTGGACAGATGGATGCTGGTTACATAGGTACAAGAGGTCTTTGTGGTGCAATACCAAAAGGTTCTCCAATAGTTGTAGGAGCAAATAACCATAAAGGTGGATCAGAATTCTTAATAATGTCAAACAAATACAGTGATCCAAAAGAACTTATAGGTAAAAAAATAGCTACAGATATGTCTGACTTTTTATGGCAGAGTGACTACGGTCCAGAAACAGGACTTCCTGTAGATGCATCTAAATATGAACTAATAAATATGGATTCAAGTAAAGATGCTTACTTAGCAATGAAAACTGGTAAAATAGACGCTTTCACAGCTTGTGACCCTTGGGGATCAGTTGCAGAATTTGAAGGAACAGGTAAAATAGTAGCATCAACTCAGTATAAAGAAAAAGATGGAACAGAATATAACTGTTGTTCATTCGCTTTAAATACAAACTTTGTAAAAGAAAATCCAGAATTAGCTGAAAAATTAATGCTTGCACATACTAAAGCTATAGAATATATATATACTCATCCAGCTCAGGCAGCAAAAATATTCGCTGAATACTACGATGTTGATGAAGAAGTTGGTATGATGACTATATACAAAAAGACTGTAGGAGAAGGTAGAACTCTTACTTGGGATATAGGAGAAGGAGAAGGTTATAAAAACAATCTTAAAATGTACAAAGATTTAAAAGCATTAGAAGAAATACCTTCATATGAAGAAGTTGTTGATGATTCAATATTAAAATCTTGTGGTGCTGATGACTTTGATACATTTATAAAAGAAAAAGTAGATCCAGTATTCCCACAGGGTATGGATTATGAAACTTGGAAAGAAAAAGCTTTATCAATAAAAGAATAA
- the saoC gene encoding Cys-Cys-COOH (seleno)protein SaoC, producing the protein MRNKKIIIGIAIAILAGVALVLSNNYEEKQKQESEIDIHGGAVAEKKADKELMDIFKKNHDEEIITYAQQDMNNDGKDDLLVIYYVNKNSNQMTVVASKGDEYILTEPIPAPIDDQQISFKNIDDKDEMEVIVSGSKNGNVGYAIYRLEGNEMIDLFGQDMESCC; encoded by the coding sequence ATGCGTAATAAAAAGATAATAATCGGGATAGCGATTGCAATATTAGCTGGTGTTGCATTAGTTTTATCTAATAATTATGAAGAAAAACAAAAGCAAGAATCAGAAATAGACATACATGGTGGAGCAGTTGCTGAAAAAAAAGCAGATAAAGAACTTATGGATATATTTAAAAAAAATCACGATGAAGAAATAATTACATATGCTCAACAGGATATGAATAATGATGGAAAAGATGATTTACTTGTAATTTACTATGTAAATAAAAATTCAAACCAGATGACAGTTGTAGCAAGTAAAGGTGATGAATATATACTTACAGAGCCAATACCAGCACCTATAGATGATCAGCAAATAAGCTTTAAAAATATAGATGACAAGGATGAAATGGAAGTAATAGTTTCAGGATCAAAAAATGGAAATGTTGGTTATGCAATATATAGATTAGAAGGAAATGAAATGATAGACTTATTTGGACAAGATATGGAATCTTGTTGTTAG
- the saoE gene encoding efflux transporter SaoE, producing MEILNVIFNGVKDTIVSAIITLNGASGWLIVSFILAGVLHNVLSPKKFQKHLGNKKLSSILKATISGMFLPICSCGVIPLGISMYYSGAYLGPVLAFMTSTPIINPIAVVLCLGLLGPKITIIYIISGFTIPFIVGILGNTISKDEVSMYTEEEQVEMIELEEEKRTFWEKMKEGLKWSFDDLALTVSKYVILGMLCAGFITTVFPSSIIQKYLGNPGMLSLWSVSVLACVMYVCAVGHIPFIAALIASGAAPGIAITFLIAGAATNLPELISITKVIGKRAVLIYSCTLVISSMIVGYITNLLLAGEQTIVNLNSTGTSIQIANNLMLTIPDWFSYICTVLIILLGIKAILPKLKEGLKLHA from the coding sequence ATGGAGATATTAAACGTAATATTTAATGGAGTAAAAGATACTATAGTATCTGCCATAATAACATTAAATGGTGCTTCTGGATGGTTGATAGTAAGTTTTATACTTGCTGGAGTACTTCACAATGTACTTTCACCAAAAAAATTCCAAAAGCATCTAGGAAATAAAAAGTTATCATCGATATTAAAGGCAACTATTTCGGGTATGTTTTTACCTATATGTAGTTGTGGGGTTATACCTTTAGGAATAAGTATGTACTATTCTGGTGCATATCTTGGACCTGTTTTAGCATTTATGACATCAACACCAATAATAAATCCAATTGCAGTTGTATTATGCTTAGGTCTTTTAGGACCAAAGATAACTATAATATATATAATATCTGGATTTACTATACCGTTTATAGTAGGTATACTTGGAAACACAATTAGTAAAGATGAAGTTTCTATGTATACAGAGGAAGAACAGGTTGAAATGATTGAACTAGAGGAAGAAAAAAGAACCTTCTGGGAAAAGATGAAAGAAGGATTAAAATGGTCTTTTGATGACTTAGCACTTACTGTTAGTAAATATGTAATACTTGGTATGCTTTGTGCAGGATTTATAACAACAGTATTTCCAAGTAGTATAATTCAGAAATATTTAGGAAATCCAGGGATGCTTTCATTATGGAGTGTTTCTGTATTAGCATGTGTAATGTATGTTTGTGCTGTTGGTCATATACCATTTATAGCAGCATTAATTGCAAGTGGTGCAGCACCTGGGATAGCTATAACATTTTTAATAGCTGGTGCAGCAACTAACTTACCAGAACTTATAAGTATAACAAAGGTTATAGGAAAGAGAGCCGTGCTAATATATTCTTGTACGCTTGTAATATCTTCTATGATAGTTGGTTATATAACAAATCTTCTTTTAGCAGGAGAACAAACAATAGTAAATTTAAATTCAACTGGTACATCAATACAAATTGCGAATAATTTAATGCTAACTATACCTGATTGGTTTAGTTATATATGTACAGTATTAATAATACTTTTAGGAATAAAAGCAATATTACCAAAATTGAAAGAAGGTTTAAAATTACATGCGTAA
- the saoT gene encoding thioredoxin-like (seleno)protein SaoT produces the protein MKLSEKILVEFINTUPTCDEHSVFVESMGEKYSDKIDVKLYRAGKDFSYIRKYGMITKGTLIINQKKKYDSLNKAKIEKAILDAIEENN, from the coding sequence ATAAAATTGAGCGAAAAAATACTTGTAGAATTTATAAATACTTGACCAACATGCGATGAACACAGTGTGTTTGTAGAGAGTATGGGGGAAAAATACTCAGATAAAATAGACGTAAAACTTTATAGAGCTGGAAAAGATTTTTCATACATAAGAAAATACGGAATGATTACAAAAGGTACTTTGATAATAAATCAAAAGAAAAAATATGATAGTTTGAATAAAGCTAAAATAGAAAAAGCAATTTTAGATGCAATTGAGGAAAATAATTAA
- the ilvB gene encoding biosynthetic-type acetolactate synthase large subunit, whose translation MRLKGADMVMECLLEQGVDTVFGYPGGAILEIYDSLYKYKDKIQSILTSHEQGASHAADGYAKSTGKVGVCMATSGPGATNLVTGIATAFMDSVPIVAITANVGLSFLGKDSFQEIDITGITMPITKHNFIVKKIEDLAPSIRKAFKIAREGRPGPVLIDITKDVTAGYGEYEREEIDTDSNKVSNFYKEENYNESFEKAVELIEESKKPFVFVGGGIKSSNASDELKKFVELIDAPVTDSLMGKGAFDGKSSRYTGMLGMHGTKASNLGVAECDLLVAIGTRFSDRVIGNSDGFASKAKIIHIDIDDAEINKNVLVDLGIAGDAKYVLENLNLMLKKQDHTEWMKEIENLKDKYPIKYNKNVLTGPYVIEKIKECFDDNTIICTEVGQNQMWAAQYFHYNSPRQFVSSGGLGTMGYGLGAAIGVKYGNPKSRVINIAGDGCFRMNMNELATASRYNVPIIQVILNNKVLGMVRQWQTFFYEGRYSDTVLDDQVDFCKVAEGLGCKAVRVTKMDELEKALLEADSYNGPFVIECMIQEDDKVFPMVAPGKSLRDTFDQDDL comes from the coding sequence ATGAGGCTTAAAGGAGCAGATATGGTAATGGAATGCCTTTTAGAACAGGGAGTTGACACAGTATTTGGATATCCTGGAGGGGCAATACTTGAAATATATGATAGTTTATATAAATATAAGGATAAAATACAGTCAATACTTACATCTCATGAACAAGGGGCATCTCATGCAGCTGATGGATATGCAAAATCTACTGGAAAAGTAGGAGTATGTATGGCGACAAGTGGTCCTGGTGCAACAAATCTTGTGACAGGGATTGCAACTGCATTTATGGATTCAGTTCCTATTGTTGCAATAACTGCAAATGTTGGACTTTCATTTCTTGGAAAAGATAGTTTTCAAGAAATAGATATTACAGGAATTACAATGCCAATAACAAAGCATAACTTCATAGTCAAAAAAATAGAAGATCTTGCTCCTTCAATAAGAAAGGCCTTTAAAATAGCTAGAGAAGGAAGACCAGGTCCTGTGCTTATAGATATAACAAAAGATGTAACAGCAGGATACGGAGAATATGAAAGAGAAGAAATAGATACAGACTCAAATAAAGTATCGAATTTTTATAAAGAAGAAAATTATAATGAAAGTTTTGAAAAAGCAGTTGAGCTTATAGAAGAAAGTAAAAAGCCATTTGTATTTGTTGGCGGTGGTATAAAATCGTCTAACGCATCTGATGAGCTTAAAAAATTTGTAGAACTTATAGACGCACCTGTTACAGACTCGCTTATGGGAAAAGGTGCTTTTGATGGAAAAAGTAGTAGATATACTGGAATGTTAGGAATGCATGGGACAAAGGCCAGTAATCTTGGAGTAGCAGAATGTGATCTTCTTGTAGCAATAGGAACAAGATTTAGCGATAGGGTAATTGGAAATTCAGATGGATTTGCATCTAAAGCAAAAATAATACATATAGATATAGATGATGCAGAAATAAATAAAAATGTACTTGTAGATCTTGGGATAGCAGGAGATGCAAAATACGTACTTGAAAATCTTAATCTAATGTTGAAAAAACAAGACCATACAGAATGGATGAAGGAGATAGAAAATCTTAAAGATAAATATCCAATAAAATATAATAAAAATGTACTTACAGGTCCTTATGTAATCGAAAAAATAAAAGAATGCTTTGATGATAATACAATAATATGCACAGAAGTTGGACAAAACCAGATGTGGGCAGCTCAGTATTTTCATTATAATTCACCAAGACAGTTTGTAAGTAGTGGTGGTCTTGGAACTATGGGATATGGATTAGGTGCAGCTATAGGTGTAAAATATGGAAATCCAAAATCAAGAGTTATAAATATAGCAGGAGATGGATGCTTCAGAATGAATATGAATGAACTTGCAACAGCTTCAAGATACAATGTTCCAATAATACAAGTTATACTTAATAATAAAGTACTTGGTATGGTTAGACAGTGGCAGACATTTTTCTATGAAGGAAGATATTCTGATACAGTCCTTGACGATCAAGTTGATTTTTGTAAAGTTGCAGAAGGACTTGGTTGTAAAGCAGTAAGAGTTACAAAAATGGATGAATTAGAAAAAGCTCTTTTAGAAGCAGATTCATATAACGGTCCTTTTGTTATTGAATGTATGATACAGGAAGATGACAAAGTATTTCCTATGGTCGCTCCTGGCAAAAGTCTTAGAGATACTTTTGATCAAGACGATTTATAG
- the ilvD gene encoding dihydroxy-acid dehydratase produces the protein MKSNNVKKGVERAPHRSLFNALGMTEEELNRPIIGVVNSYNEIVPGHMNLDKIAEAVKKGVYMAGGTPVEVPAIAVCDGIAMNHTGMRYSLVTRELVCDSTECLARAHQFDGLVMIPNCDKNVPGLLMAAARLDIPTIFVSGGPMLAGRKLDGKKTCLSTLFEAVGEYNAGKMSMDKLKEFEEKACPTCGSCSGMYTANSMNCLTEALGMGLKGNGTIPAVYSERIRLAKHAGMKIMELVEKDIKPSDIMTESAFRNAMAVDMALGCSTNSMLHLPAIAYEAGVELNLEIANEISRKTPNLCHLAPAGDTFMEDLNEAGGVYAVMNELDKLGILDKECMTVTGFNVGENIKECENLDTSVIRPVENPYSKTGGIAVLKGNLAPDSCVVKKSAVAPEMMKHKGPARVFDGEEEAIKAIRTGKIKAGDVVVIRYEGPKGGPGMREMLSPTSEIAGMGLDKDVALITDGRFSGATRGASIGHVSPEAALGGTIAFVKDGDMIDIDIENNSIELLVSEEELEERRKGFVPKVPNVSGYLKKYASMVTSANTGAVLKVK, from the coding sequence ATGAAAAGTAATAATGTAAAAAAGGGAGTGGAAAGAGCTCCTCATAGATCTCTTTTCAACGCACTTGGCATGACAGAGGAAGAACTTAATAGACCGATAATAGGGGTAGTTAATTCATATAATGAAATAGTTCCTGGACATATGAACCTTGATAAAATAGCTGAAGCAGTTAAAAAAGGTGTATATATGGCAGGTGGAACACCGGTTGAAGTTCCGGCAATAGCAGTATGTGACGGAATAGCTATGAATCACACAGGAATGAGATATTCACTTGTTACAAGAGAATTAGTATGTGATAGTACTGAGTGTCTTGCAAGAGCGCATCAGTTTGATGGACTTGTAATGATTCCAAACTGTGACAAAAATGTTCCAGGACTTCTTATGGCAGCGGCAAGACTAGATATACCAACAATATTTGTAAGTGGAGGTCCAATGCTTGCAGGAAGAAAACTTGATGGAAAGAAAACTTGTCTATCAACTCTTTTTGAAGCTGTTGGTGAGTACAATGCAGGAAAAATGAGCATGGATAAATTGAAAGAATTTGAAGAAAAAGCATGTCCTACATGTGGTTCTTGTTCGGGAATGTATACTGCAAATTCAATGAATTGCTTAACAGAGGCTCTTGGAATGGGACTTAAAGGAAATGGAACAATACCTGCAGTGTATAGTGAAAGAATAAGACTAGCAAAACATGCTGGTATGAAAATAATGGAGCTTGTCGAAAAAGATATAAAACCTTCAGATATAATGACAGAAAGTGCGTTTAGAAATGCAATGGCAGTAGATATGGCACTTGGATGTTCTACAAACTCAATGCTTCATCTTCCAGCAATAGCATACGAAGCGGGAGTTGAACTTAATCTTGAAATAGCGAATGAAATAAGCCGGAAAACTCCAAACCTTTGCCATCTTGCACCAGCTGGAGATACTTTTATGGAAGATCTTAATGAAGCAGGTGGAGTGTACGCAGTAATGAATGAGCTAGATAAGCTTGGAATCCTAGATAAGGAATGTATGACAGTTACAGGATTTAATGTTGGAGAAAATATAAAAGAATGCGAAAATCTTGATACAAGTGTAATAAGACCAGTTGAAAATCCATACAGCAAAACAGGAGGAATAGCTGTATTAAAAGGAAATCTTGCTCCAGATAGCTGTGTTGTAAAAAAATCAGCAGTTGCGCCAGAAATGATGAAACATAAAGGACCAGCAAGAGTATTTGATGGAGAAGAAGAGGCAATAAAAGCAATAAGAACAGGAAAAATCAAAGCTGGTGATGTTGTAGTAATAAGATATGAAGGTCCAAAAGGTGGGCCAGGAATGAGAGAAATGCTTTCTCCAACATCAGAAATAGCTGGGATGGGACTTGATAAAGATGTAGCTCTTATAACTGACGGAAGATTTTCTGGAGCTACAAGAGGTGCATCTATAGGACATGTGTCACCAGAGGCTGCACTTGGAGGAACGATAGCATTTGTAAAAGATGGAGATATGATAGATATAGATATAGAAAATAATAGTATAGAGCTTCTTGTTTCAGAAGAGGAACTTGAAGAAAGAAGAAAGGGATTTGTACCAAAAGTTCCGAATGTGAGCGGTTATCTAAAAAAATACGCTTCAATGGTTACTTCGGCAAATACTGGTGCAGTCCTTAAAGTAAAATAA
- the ilvC gene encoding ketol-acid reductoisomerase: protein MAKIYYMEECNQKLLEGKTVAIIGYGSQGHAHALNLRDSGVKVIVGLYEGSKSWKKAEEQGFEVYTSAEAAKKADIVMVLINDELQAKLYKNEIEPNLEEGNMLMFAHGFNIHFGQVVPPEGVDVTMIAPKAPGHTVRSEYCAGKGTPCLVAVEQDATGNAKELALAYGAAIGGARAGLLETTFKTETETDLFGEQAVLCGGVCALMQAGYDTLVEAGYDPENAYFECVHEMKLIVDLIYQSGFEGMRYSISNTAEYGDYVTGPKIITDDTKASMKKILKDIQDGTFAREFLLEMSEAGGQAHFKAMRKLAVEHGSEKVGKEIRKLYSWSDEDKLINN, encoded by the coding sequence ATGGCAAAAATATATTATATGGAAGAATGTAATCAGAAATTATTAGAAGGAAAAACAGTAGCAATAATAGGGTATGGTTCACAAGGGCACGCACATGCATTAAATCTTAGAGATAGCGGTGTAAAAGTAATAGTAGGACTTTATGAAGGATCTAAATCTTGGAAAAAAGCTGAAGAACAGGGATTTGAAGTATATACTTCTGCTGAAGCAGCTAAAAAAGCAGATATAGTTATGGTACTTATAAACGATGAATTACAGGCAAAACTTTATAAAAATGAAATAGAACCAAATCTTGAAGAAGGAAATATGCTTATGTTTGCTCATGGATTCAATATACATTTTGGACAGGTAGTTCCACCAGAAGGTGTAGATGTAACAATGATAGCACCAAAGGCACCAGGTCATACTGTAAGAAGTGAATATTGTGCAGGAAAAGGAACACCTTGCCTTGTGGCAGTGGAACAGGATGCTACAGGAAATGCAAAAGAATTAGCTCTTGCCTATGGAGCTGCAATAGGTGGTGCAAGAGCAGGGCTTCTTGAAACAACTTTTAAAACAGAAACAGAAACGGATTTATTTGGAGAACAAGCTGTATTATGTGGAGGGGTATGTGCACTAATGCAGGCAGGATACGATACTTTAGTAGAAGCAGGGTATGATCCTGAAAATGCGTATTTTGAATGTGTACACGAAATGAAACTAATAGTTGACCTTATATATCAATCAGGATTTGAAGGAATGAGATATTCAATATCTAATACAGCTGAATACGGAGATTATGTAACAGGTCCTAAAATAATAACAGATGATACAAAAGCTTCTATGAAAAAAATACTAAAAGATATACAAGATGGAACTTTTGCAAGAGAATTCCTTCTTGAAATGTCAGAAGCAGGAGGACAGGCTCACTTTAAAGCTATGAGAAAACTTGCAGTAGAACATGGTTCTGAAAAAGTAGGTAAAGAAATAAGAAAATTATACAGTTGGTCAGATGAAGATAAATTAATAAACAACTAA
- the ilvN gene encoding acetolactate synthase small subunit, whose product MRKLVLSILARDGAGVLTRISGLFARRGYSILSISSGVAEQKGLSRLTVVAQGEPQILEQIGKQVKKLEDILEVDILEPEKSVLRELVMIKIKADHSKRQDVSSISDIFRAKVVDVAKDSMVLEATGDSVKIDGFIELLKEFEIMEIVRTGLSAIKRGCEYQN is encoded by the coding sequence ATGAGAAAACTCGTTTTATCTATACTGGCAAGAGATGGAGCAGGAGTTCTTACAAGAATTAGTGGACTGTTTGCAAGAAGAGGATACAGCATTCTTAGTATATCCTCTGGAGTAGCTGAGCAGAAAGGATTATCAAGATTGACTGTAGTTGCTCAAGGAGAGCCACAAATTCTTGAACAGATAGGGAAACAAGTTAAAAAACTTGAGGATATTTTAGAAGTAGATATTCTAGAACCTGAAAAATCTGTTTTAAGGGAGCTCGTAATGATAAAAATAAAGGCAGATCATAGTAAAAGACAAGATGTATCATCTATATCAGATATATTTAGAGCAAAAGTAGTAGATGTAGCAAAAGATTCGATGGTTTTAGAAGCTACAGGAGATAGTGTTAAGATAGATGGATTTATAGAACTTTTAAAAGAATTTGAAATCATGGAAATAGTAAGAACTGGACTATCAGCAATCAAAAGAGGATGCGAATATCAAAATTAA
- a CDS encoding beta/alpha barrel domain-containing protein: MKQRKYKIIDIIKIENRTCADYEISGLIIEDNLIPVDSIINIIIQGINGIIIRIFDEIKDLNKAIIYICNSIAIRNKEIVFNKSKYEIQKITVDKTEIVQNLANEIATKSIFNGLRDFHEHRGRLCNRCMQGVHRCIECG, translated from the coding sequence ATGAAACAGCGCAAGTACAAAATAATAGACATAATAAAAATAGAAAACCGTACTTGTGCGGATTATGAAATTTCAGGACTAATTATTGAGGACAATCTCATACCAGTTGATTCAATAATTAATATTATAATACAGGGAATAAACGGTATAATAATAAGAATTTTTGATGAAATTAAAGATTTAAACAAAGCTATAATTTACATATGTAATTCAATAGCCATACGTAATAAAGAGATAGTTTTCAATAAAAGTAAATATGAAATTCAAAAAATAACAGTAGATAAGACCGAGATTGTGCAAAATTTAGCAAATGAGATTGCGACTAAATCAATATTTAATGGTTTGAGAGATTTTCACGAGCATAGAGGTCGATTATGCAATAGATGTATGCAAGGAGTTCATAGGTGTATTGAGTGCGGATAA
- a CDS encoding YcxB family protein — protein MAKSEIIKARNTSYITKEDYVESVKLSTNRKIKTVSIALSLVLVVVGGYGAFTGAIAYGLAFAIFGLVMLVWELFISYNVLGSKSFKKVVEENGTDKIKLKIDFYKDHLVLNNQNGLKSELKYRKIQKMGRGKNVVVLVFNKDYAVTFKKDGFTYGDFETVEDLIYTARGMK, from the coding sequence TTGGCAAAATCAGAAATAATAAAAGCTAGAAATACTAGCTATATAACAAAAGAAGATTATGTAGAATCAGTAAAACTTTCTACAAATAGAAAGATAAAAACTGTAAGTATAGCGCTTAGTTTAGTGCTTGTAGTAGTAGGTGGATATGGTGCATTTACAGGAGCTATTGCATATGGACTAGCATTTGCAATATTCGGACTTGTTATGCTTGTATGGGAATTATTCATATCTTATAACGTACTTGGATCAAAAAGTTTTAAAAAAGTTGTAGAAGAAAATGGTACTGACAAAATAAAATTAAAAATAGACTTTTACAAGGACCATTTAGTATTAAACAATCAGAATGGATTAAAGTCAGAATTAAAATACAGAAAGATACAAAAAATGGGTAGAGGAAAGAATGTAGTTGTTTTAGTATTCAATAAAGACTATGCAGTTACGTTCAAAAAAGACGGTTTCACATATGGAGATTTTGAAACTGTAGAAGATTTAATATATACAGCAAGAGGTATGAAATAG